In Archangium violaceum, the following are encoded in one genomic region:
- a CDS encoding M16 family metallopeptidase: MSFAYHRDVLPNGLRVVTIETPHLHTALLAVYVRTGSRHETAANNGVSHFLEHLFFRGSEGWPDTLRMNSAVEEVGGNLNGVTTRDHGYYYTPLHPAHLDVGLAILGDMLTRPKLTDMEVERNIILEEMLDEVDEKGRDIDIDNLSKRVLFPHHPLAFKIAGTRESVSKLTHEQVREHFARHYVTGNMVVTAAGRVKREEVLALVERHFTRLPEGPASDDLPPPPTPAGPNLHVVTHDEAQTEFRLSFRTVPEHHEDWPALQLLRRFLDDGLSSRLPFEIVEKRGLAYSVHASLEAFHDTGIFEIEAASAPERASLVVAEMFRVLGELCTTLVGDEELARAKRRHRMLLEFAQDSPGELAGWFGGTELFRRPESFGRRADLVDEATPAHVREVARRYFARENLTLVAVGQRRGIKALEKVVDTAEGLPSWSGTRR, encoded by the coding sequence ATGAGCTTCGCCTACCACCGAGACGTGCTGCCCAACGGCCTGCGCGTCGTCACCATCGAGACCCCGCACCTGCACACCGCCCTGCTCGCGGTGTACGTGCGCACCGGCAGCCGTCACGAGACGGCCGCCAACAACGGCGTCAGCCACTTCCTGGAGCACCTCTTCTTCCGCGGCAGCGAGGGCTGGCCGGACACCCTCCGGATGAACTCGGCCGTGGAGGAGGTGGGCGGCAACCTCAACGGCGTCACCACGAGGGACCACGGCTACTACTACACGCCCCTGCACCCGGCGCACCTGGACGTGGGGCTGGCCATCCTCGGGGACATGCTCACCCGCCCCAAGCTCACCGACATGGAGGTGGAGCGCAACATCATCCTCGAGGAGATGCTCGACGAGGTGGACGAGAAGGGCCGGGACATCGACATCGACAACCTGTCCAAGCGGGTGCTCTTCCCCCACCACCCGCTGGCCTTCAAGATCGCCGGGACACGTGAGTCGGTGTCCAAGCTCACGCACGAGCAGGTGCGCGAGCACTTCGCGCGCCACTACGTCACCGGCAACATGGTGGTGACGGCGGCGGGCCGGGTGAAGCGCGAGGAGGTGCTCGCCCTGGTGGAGCGCCACTTCACGCGCCTGCCCGAGGGCCCCGCCAGCGACGACCTGCCGCCACCGCCCACGCCCGCGGGTCCCAACCTGCACGTGGTCACCCACGACGAGGCCCAGACGGAGTTCCGCCTCAGCTTCCGCACCGTCCCCGAGCACCACGAGGACTGGCCCGCCCTGCAACTGCTGCGGCGCTTCCTCGATGACGGACTGTCGTCGCGGCTGCCCTTCGAGATCGTGGAGAAGCGGGGGCTCGCGTACTCGGTGCATGCGTCGCTGGAGGCCTTCCACGACACGGGCATCTTCGAGATCGAAGCCGCGAGCGCGCCGGAGCGGGCGTCGCTGGTGGTGGCGGAGATGTTCCGGGTGCTGGGCGAGCTGTGCACCACGCTGGTGGGCGACGAGGAGCTGGCGCGGGCCAAGCGGCGGCACCGGATGCTGCTGGAGTTCGCGCAGGACTCACCGGGCGAGCTGGCCGGGTGGTTCGGCGGGACGGAGCTGTTCCGGCGGCCCGAGTCCTTCGGCCGGCGCGCGGACCTGGTGGACGAGGCCACGCCGGCCCACGTGCGCGAGGTGGCGCGGCGCTACTTCGCCCGGGAGAACCTCACCCTGGTGGCCGTGGGCCAGCGCCGGGGCATCAAGGCCCTGGAGAAGGTGGTTGACACCGCCGAGGGACTGCCCTCCTGGAGTGGGACACGCCGCTGA
- a CDS encoding sensor histidine kinase yields the protein MKLSLATRIFLGYAVVLVTFGAVSLFSVAELHRNRLEIRLVSQGYLQLSQDAAALESFHTNQEKDTERMLEEGSVETRRALIRLSRLYFPSLMAQRLEAAQARAREVRTLAPPGEVRFIQDLESHFGQLANRYQSYGKAAEAVFTALTRETPAPEEVARVTAELRQQQTSIGSDIRFLRAALSNRIRERVDGAEERERRTGLAIITLSVLAIGVGLGATAWSARTLRPVRNLIEGVSRIGKGDYSAQLGVRGEDEVAVLAREFDAMARSLQAREAQLKAQAEALMRAEQLAAVGRISAQVAHEVRNPLSSIGLNVELMQDAFERAAFESPEDARETRELLAAVTREVDRLTEVTEQYLRMARPPRPSLEPTTVTEVLASVLDFSREELERAGVEVVRDFTPDIPRALADEGQLRQVFLNLLRNAREAMPDGGRLTIATRAHEHEVEVALQDTGRGMTEAIRSRIFDPFFSTKEDGTGLGLAVCQQILKTHGGSLDCQSEAGRGTTFSVKLPRA from the coding sequence ATGAAGCTCTCCCTCGCCACCCGCATCTTCCTCGGTTACGCGGTGGTGCTGGTCACCTTCGGAGCGGTGTCCCTGTTCAGCGTGGCCGAGCTGCACCGCAACCGACTGGAGATCCGCCTGGTGAGCCAGGGCTACCTGCAGCTGTCGCAGGACGCGGCCGCGCTCGAGTCCTTCCACACCAACCAGGAGAAGGACACGGAGCGGATGCTCGAGGAGGGCAGCGTGGAGACGCGGCGGGCCCTCATCCGGCTCTCCCGGCTGTACTTCCCCTCCCTCATGGCCCAGCGGCTGGAGGCGGCCCAGGCCCGGGCCCGCGAGGTGCGCACCCTGGCGCCCCCGGGAGAGGTGCGCTTCATCCAGGATCTCGAGTCGCACTTCGGCCAGCTCGCCAACCGCTACCAGTCCTACGGGAAGGCGGCGGAGGCCGTCTTCACGGCGCTCACCCGGGAGACTCCCGCGCCGGAAGAGGTGGCGCGCGTCACCGCCGAGCTGCGCCAGCAACAGACCTCCATCGGCAGCGACATCCGCTTCCTGCGCGCCGCCCTCAGCAACCGCATCCGCGAGCGCGTGGACGGGGCCGAGGAGCGCGAGCGGCGCACGGGCCTGGCCATCATCACCCTGTCCGTGCTGGCCATCGGCGTGGGCCTGGGCGCCACCGCCTGGTCCGCGCGCACGCTGCGCCCGGTGCGCAACCTCATCGAGGGCGTGTCACGCATCGGCAAAGGCGACTACAGCGCGCAGCTGGGCGTGCGGGGCGAGGACGAGGTGGCGGTGCTGGCCCGCGAGTTCGATGCCATGGCCCGCTCGCTCCAGGCCCGCGAGGCGCAGCTGAAGGCCCAGGCCGAGGCCCTCATGCGCGCCGAGCAGCTGGCCGCCGTGGGCCGCATCTCCGCGCAGGTGGCGCACGAGGTGCGCAACCCCCTGTCCTCCATTGGCCTCAACGTGGAGCTGATGCAGGACGCCTTCGAGCGCGCCGCCTTCGAGTCCCCGGAGGATGCCCGCGAGACGCGCGAGCTGCTCGCCGCCGTCACCCGCGAGGTGGACCGGCTCACCGAGGTGACGGAGCAGTACCTGCGCATGGCGCGCCCGCCCCGGCCGAGCCTCGAGCCCACCACCGTCACCGAGGTGCTGGCCAGCGTGCTGGACTTCTCCCGCGAGGAGCTGGAGCGCGCCGGCGTGGAGGTGGTGCGGGACTTCACCCCGGACATCCCCCGCGCCCTGGCCGACGAGGGCCAGCTGCGCCAGGTGTTCCTCAACCTCCTGCGCAACGCCCGCGAGGCCATGCCGGACGGTGGCCGGCTCACCATCGCCACCCGCGCCCACGAGCACGAGGTGGAGGTGGCCCTCCAGGACACCGGGCGCGGCATGACCGAGGCCATCCGCTCGCGCATCTTCGACCCCTTCTTCTCCACCAAGGAGGACGGCACGGGACTGGGCCTCGCCGTCTGTCAGCAGATCCTCAAGACCCACGGCGGCTCCCTGGATTGCCAGAGCGAGGCCGGCCGGGGCACCACCTTCTCCGTCAAGCTTCCACGCGCATGA